ACTTTGTCTGACGCCACGCTGCACATTGGAGAGACGGAACGGGGCGAATGGAAGGACCTGAAATACGACATGGTTTTCGGTGCCGACGGTGCTTTTTCAAGGATACGCCATAGGATGCAGCGCCAGAGCATGTTCAACTACTCGCAGGAATTCCTCAATACCGGTTATAAGGAGCTCAATATTCCGGCGAACGCCGATGGCTCCCATAAACTTGATAAAAATTCTTTTCACATCTGGCCAAGGGGCGAGTACATGCTCATCGCGTTGCCTAACCTCGACGGCAGCTTTACCTGCACGCTGTTCATGCCGTTTGAAGGTGAAAACTCCTTTGAAAAGCTGACTTCCCATGCTGAGGTCGTTGCATTCTTCGAGAAAAACTTCCCGGATTCGATTGACGTGATTCCTGAACTTGCTGAAGACTTTTTCAAAAACCCCACGAGTACCCTGGTAACAATGAAGTGTTATCCCTGGACGTATGACGACAAGATTGCGCTCGTCGGAGATGCGTGCCACGCGATTGTGCCGTTTTATGGGCAGGGCATGAATGCGGGTTTTGAAGATATTTCGGTGTTGTATGAAATGATGCAGGCATACGGCGATGACTGGAAAAAGGTATTTGCAGAATACCAGAAATCGCGCAAACCAAATGCCGATGCGATAGCGGAGTTGTCGTACCGCAATTTTATGGAAATGAGTTCCAAAACCGCTGACGAGCGTTTTCTGCTTCAGAAAAAAATCGAAAAACGCTTCTCAGAAAAATACCCGGACAAATGGCTGCCGTTGTACAGTCGCGTGACCTTCAGTCACAGGCCCTACACTGAAGCGCTGGCACTTGGAGACCGGCAGAAAGCCATCATGGATAAAGTCATGCAGCTTCCGGACATCGAACGCATCTGGGATTCAGCAACTGTTGAAAACGAAATCCTATCGCTTTTAAAATCCTGATTACGCCTCGCGATGCACCTTGTTAAAGTCGAATGCAGGAAGGCATACAGCCAGGTATTCGCAGGGTTCTTCAAAAGGATTGGAATACTGCACCCTTGTGTTTTTCAGGATGTGTATCGACTGCCCGCTTTCAAGGATGATTGCTTCCCCTTCAATAATGAATTGCTTTTTTCCCTTTATAATGTAGGTGTACTCATCGAATTCAGGCGTTTGGAACGGTTCGCTCCAGTGCGGCGGCGCAATCATATGAGCAATGGAAACATTGGCATTCTGCGTGGAAGCCATGCCGTGGTGCTCCTCAATTAGTTTGCCGTCATCAGTAGGGACAACAAACGGGGATTTCTGGACAAAATATTTTTTCATGGACTTATTTTTTGAAAATGAAATATACGGAAAGTATCAGGAACAGGAAGCCGATGGCATGATTCCACCGAAAGCTCTCGGTCTTAAAAAACAGCATCGAAAAAATGACGAAGACTACCAGCGTAATAACTTCCTGGATCACCTTGAGCTGTAGTAGGGAAAACGGGCCACCATTGCCTTCAAACCCGATCTTATTTGCGGGTACCTGGAAGCAATATTCAAAAAAAGCCAACCCCCAGCTGATTAAAACGATGGAGATGAGTCCAGCGTTTTCAAACCACCGCAGCTCTTTAAACTTCAAATGGCCATACCAGGCCAATGTCATAAAAATATTGGACAGCACCAACAATCCGATTGTGAGATAACTCTTCATTTGCATGTGTTTTTCCTGTAAAAATAAAAAATCGAAGCCAACCCTCCTGCCGCCAATGTAA
The nucleotide sequence above comes from Flavobacterium magnum. Encoded proteins:
- a CDS encoding cupin domain-containing protein, giving the protein MKKYFVQKSPFVVPTDDGKLIEEHHGMASTQNANVSIAHMIAPPHWSEPFQTPEFDEYTYIIKGKKQFIIEGEAIILESGQSIHILKNTRVQYSNPFEEPCEYLAVCLPAFDFNKVHREA
- a CDS encoding DMT family protein, encoding MKSYLTIGLLVLSNIFMTLAWYGHLKFKELRWFENAGLISIVLISWGLAFFEYCFQVPANKIGFEGNGGPFSLLQLKVIQEVITLVVFVIFSMLFFKTESFRWNHAIGFLFLILSVYFIFKK
- a CDS encoding FAD-dependent oxidoreductase — its product is MQNPLKIAVVGSGLVGSLLAIYLRKEGHTVHVFDRSPDIRKIQFSGRSINLAMSHRGWKALDTVGIGDEVRQISIPMDKRAIHVKDRISFQNYGREGESIYSISRGTLNRKMIDLAERAGAEFFFEQRIWDVTLSDATLHIGETERGEWKDLKYDMVFGADGAFSRIRHRMQRQSMFNYSQEFLNTGYKELNIPANADGSHKLDKNSFHIWPRGEYMLIALPNLDGSFTCTLFMPFEGENSFEKLTSHAEVVAFFEKNFPDSIDVIPELAEDFFKNPTSTLVTMKCYPWTYDDKIALVGDACHAIVPFYGQGMNAGFEDISVLYEMMQAYGDDWKKVFAEYQKSRKPNADAIAELSYRNFMEMSSKTADERFLLQKKIEKRFSEKYPDKWLPLYSRVTFSHRPYTEALALGDRQKAIMDKVMQLPDIERIWDSATVENEILSLLKS